One genomic window of Cyanobacteria bacterium FACHB-DQ100 includes the following:
- the ilvC gene encoding ketol-acid reductoisomerase, with product MARMYYDADANLDLLAGKTIAIIGYGSQGHAHALNLKDSGMNVIVGLYPGSKSATKAKEAGLTVHSVADAAKAADLIMILLPDEVQKSVYKNEIAPNLSAGNVLLFAHGFNIHFGQVVPPADVDVVMVAPKGPGHLVRRTYQQGQGVPALFAVYQDATGQARDRAMAYAKGIGGTRAGILETTFREETETDLFGEQVVLCGGLSALIKAGFETLVDAGYQPELAYFECLHEVKLIVDLIVEEGLAGMRDSISNTAEYGDLTRGPRIVNDSTRAEMKKILNEIQTGQFAREFVLENQSGKAGFTAMRRREAEHPIEEVGKDLRSMFSWLKKV from the coding sequence ATGGCTCGGATGTATTATGACGCTGATGCCAACTTAGATTTACTTGCGGGCAAAACGATCGCAATTATCGGTTACGGTTCTCAAGGACACGCACACGCCCTCAACCTGAAAGACAGCGGCATGAACGTCATCGTCGGGCTGTATCCAGGGAGTAAGTCTGCGACTAAAGCGAAAGAAGCGGGCTTGACGGTTCACTCCGTTGCAGATGCCGCAAAAGCTGCGGATCTGATCATGATTCTGCTCCCCGATGAAGTGCAGAAGAGCGTTTACAAAAACGAAATTGCGCCAAACTTGAGCGCCGGAAATGTGCTGCTGTTCGCACACGGCTTTAACATTCATTTTGGTCAGGTTGTGCCCCCGGCTGATGTCGATGTGGTGATGGTTGCGCCCAAAGGCCCAGGACATCTCGTGCGTCGCACCTACCAGCAAGGTCAAGGTGTTCCGGCTCTGTTTGCGGTGTATCAAGACGCAACCGGACAGGCTCGCGATCGTGCAATGGCATATGCAAAAGGGATCGGCGGCACTCGCGCTGGCATTTTGGAAACCACCTTCCGCGAAGAAACCGAAACCGATTTGTTCGGCGAACAAGTGGTTCTCTGCGGTGGCTTGAGCGCATTGATCAAAGCGGGATTTGAAACCCTGGTTGATGCTGGATATCAGCCAGAGCTTGCTTACTTTGAATGCCTGCACGAAGTCAAACTCATCGTCGATCTGATCGTCGAAGAAGGGTTGGCAGGAATGCGCGACAGCATTTCTAACACGGCAGAATACGGCGATCTCACTCGTGGCCCTCGGATTGTCAACGATTCCACTCGCGCTGAGATGAAGAAGATTCTCAACGAAATCCAAACCGGACAGTTTGCGCGGGAATTTGTGCTGGAAAATCAGTCGGGTAAAGCTGGATTTACAGCAATGCGCCGACGTGAGGCAGAACACCCGATCGAAGAAGTCGGCAAAGACCTGCGATCGATGTTTAGCTGGCTGAAGAAAGTCTAA
- the pip gene encoding prolyl aminopeptidase, whose translation MRHLYPAIEPYQSGMLPVSDLHTIYYEQSGNPNGKPVVFLHGGPGGGTISIYRQYFDPEKWRIILFDQRGAGKSTPHAELRENTTWDLVGDIEKLRSHLQIDRWVVFGGSWGSTLSLAYSQTHPNRCLGLILRGIFLLRRKEILWFYQEGASWIFPDAWEQYLAPIPPEERDDMVSAYYRRLTSDDAEIRAIAAKAWSVWEGSTSRLIVDPNLQSKFAQDDFAEAFARIECHYFINRGFFETDDQLLQNCDRIAHIPTVVVQGRYDVVCPMASAWDLHQALPKAEFIVVPDAGHSMMETGILSALVDATDRFGENR comes from the coding sequence ATGCGTCATCTTTATCCTGCGATCGAGCCTTACCAGTCGGGGATGCTGCCCGTCTCCGACCTGCATACGATCTACTACGAGCAGAGCGGCAACCCCAACGGAAAACCTGTTGTCTTTCTGCACGGTGGGCCTGGCGGCGGCACCATTTCAATCTATCGACAGTATTTCGACCCGGAGAAATGGCGGATTATCCTGTTTGATCAGCGCGGAGCCGGAAAAAGCACGCCCCACGCTGAACTGAGGGAAAACACAACCTGGGATCTCGTCGGTGACATTGAGAAACTCCGATCGCACCTCCAAATCGATCGCTGGGTCGTCTTTGGCGGCAGTTGGGGCAGCACTTTATCGCTCGCCTATAGCCAAACGCATCCCAATCGCTGTCTTGGCTTAATCCTGCGCGGCATCTTCTTACTCCGGCGTAAAGAGATCCTTTGGTTCTATCAAGAAGGCGCAAGCTGGATTTTTCCCGATGCTTGGGAGCAGTATCTCGCGCCCATTCCACCCGAAGAACGCGACGATATGGTTTCGGCGTATTACCGACGGTTGACCAGCGATGATGCAGAAATTCGGGCGATCGCCGCAAAAGCCTGGTCAGTTTGGGAAGGCAGTACCAGCCGATTAATTGTTGATCCAAACTTGCAGAGTAAGTTTGCTCAAGATGACTTTGCAGAAGCGTTTGCGCGAATTGAGTGTCACTACTTTATCAATCGCGGCTTTTTTGAAACCGATGATCAACTGCTGCAAAACTGCGATCGTATCGCTCACATTCCCACCGTAGTTGTGCAAGGACGCTACGATGTCGTTTGTCCGATGGCTTCAGCTTGGGATTTACACCAGGCGCTACCCAAGGCAGAATTTATCGTCGTTCCCGATGCAGGGCACTCGATGATGGAGACAGGAATTCTTAGTGCCTTAGTCGATGCTACCGATAGATTTGGGGAAAATCGCTAA